GCTGGGTCACGTCACCGAGCACGTGGCGCTGCAACTGCAGCAGGAGGCGGGCCACGACATGCGCCGCGGCAAGACCCGCGCGGTCAAGGACGTTCCGGGCCGTTACAACATCGTCTTCGGGTACGTCGATGAGCGGGTTGGTCTCGCGGCCGGCGAACTGGCCGTGCGACTGGTCAACGACCTGGTCGAGCACGATCCCGACTTCGACTGGACGACCGAGCGGGACGACTACCTCCGGTTGGCTGCCCGCACCGCCTTCGGTCCGTCCACCGCGGCCATCCTCGAGGAAGCGGTCAGCCGGGACATCCCGTGGACCCGGTTGAACCAGTATTCGCTGATCCAACTGGGTCAGGGCGTGCACCAGCAGCGGATCCGCGCCACGATGACCTCGCAGACGTCCGCGTTGGCAGTCGACATCGCCGGCGACAAGAACCTCACCACCACCTTGCTCGGCTCCGCAGGTCTACCGGTGCCGAAGGCGGAGACGGTGCGTTCAGAGGACGCCGCCGTGCGGGCCGCCCGCCGGATTGGCTACCCCGTCGTGGTCAAACCGTTGGACGGCAACCACGGCCGGGGGTCTGCCTCAACCTGCGCTCGGAGGAAGACATCCGGGAGGCCTTCCCCGTCGCCGAGGCGGAGTCGCGCCGGGGTGTGGTCCAGGTCGAGTCCTTCATCACCGGGAAGGACTACCGCTGCCTGATCATCGACGGTCACATGGCCGCCATCGCCGAACGCGTTCCGGCCCACGTGATGGGCGACGGGGAGCACTCGGTCACCGAACTGGTCGACATCACCAACGCCGACCCGCGCCGCGGGGTCGGCCACGAGAAGGTGCTGACCCGGATCCGGGTCGACGATGCCGCCGTCGAGTTGGTGGCCGACCAGGGGTACGCGATGAGCGACATTCCGCCCAAGGGCGAGATGGTCAAACTCGCCCTCACCGGCAACATGTCGACCGGAGGCATTTCGGTGGACCGCACGTTCGATGCGCACCCCGACAACGTCGAGATCGCCGAAGAGGCCGCCCGGGTCATCGGTCTGGATGTCGCCGGTATCGACTTCATCTGTCCCGACATCACAGCGCCCGTCCGGGAGACCGGCGGTGCGATCTGTGAGGTCAACGCCGCTCCGGGCTTCCGCATGCACACCCACCCGACCGTCGGTGAGCCGCAGTTCATCGCCAAACCGGTCGTCGACCTGCTCTTCCCGCCGGGGAGCCCGGCACGGGTGCCGATCGTCGCGGTCACCGGCACGAACGGCAAGACCACCACTTCCCGGATGCTCGCGCACATCATGAAGGGCATGGGTCGCAAGGTGGGGATGACCTCCACGGACGGCATCGTCATCGATGAGCGTCTGCTGATCAAAGCCGACGCCTCCGGTCCGCGGTCGGCGCGGATGGTGCTGCAGAACCCGCGGGTCGATTTCGCCGTCCTGGAGGTCGCGCGCGGCGGGATCCTGCGCGAGGGCCTGGGTTACGACCGCAACGACATCGCCGTGGTCACCAACATCGCGGCCGATCACCTTGGTACTCGTGGGATCGAGACGTTGCAGGATCTGGCGAACGTGAAATCCGTGGTGGTCGAGGCGGTTCCGCGGGACGGTTTCGCTGTCCTGAACGCCGACGATGACCTGGTCCGGGCGATGCGGCGGCGGTGCAGCGGCACGGTGGTGTGGTTCTCGATGGAGCCGCCGGGGAGCCGGATCCGCGAATTCATCGACGACCGCTG
The window above is part of the Branchiibius hedensis genome. Proteins encoded here:
- a CDS encoding Mur ligase family protein; translation: MVQVESFITGKDYRCLIIDGHMAAIAERVPAHVMGDGEHSVTELVDITNADPRRGVGHEKVLTRIRVDDAAVELVADQGYAMSDIPPKGEMVKLALTGNMSTGGISVDRTFDAHPDNVEIAEEAARVIGLDVAGIDFICPDITAPVRETGGAICEVNAAPGFRMHTHPTVGEPQFIAKPVVDLLFPPGSPARVPIVAVTGTNGKTTTSRMLAHIMKGMGRKVGMTSTDGIVIDERLLIKADASGPRSARMVLQNPRVDFAVLEVARGGILREGLGYDRNDIAVVTNIAADHLGTRGIETLQDLANVKSVVVEAVPRDGFAVLNADDDLVRAMRRRCSGTVVWFSMEPPGSRIREFIDDRCRRGARAVVLEPTDRGEMIVLKQGRRSMPLAWTHLLPSTFGGAARMNVANALAAAGAAFAAGAPLHDIRQGLRTFTTSYYLSPGRLNKAEINGCDVFVDYCHNPPGMRELGEFVERYAAQKERSVEHPVTRIGMIGAPGDRRDADIMELGTIAAQHFDVLVVREDENLRRREKGVSAELLAEGIEAAIADGARCQTVVTVLDELEATREAMNRARPGDLVVLCVDQHAKVVAELEDYTNQAGAGSRTTEWQPGDPDLDPRELSDQAALQSAQDEEDLRKVLEDQEP
- a CDS encoding cyanophycin synthetase family protein; the encoded protein is MSRPERPEPSGPPAPELTIAERRVYRGPNVWSFEQAIHLVVDLGVLESYPTDTLPGFTDRLLEALPALAEHTCSRGYRGGFVERLREGTWLGHVTEHVALQLQQEAGHDMRRGKTRAVKDVPGRYNIVFGYVDERVGLAAGELAVRLVNDLVEHDPDFDWTTERDDYLRLAARTAFGPSTAAILEEAVSRDIPWTRLNQYSLIQLGQGVHQQRIRATMTSQTSALAVDIAGDKNLTTTLLGSAGLPVPKAETVRSEDAAVRAARRIGYPVVVKPLDGNHGRGSASTCARRKTSGRPSPSPRRSRAGVWSRSSPSSPGRTTAA